One genomic region from Camelus dromedarius isolate mCamDro1 chromosome 17, mCamDro1.pat, whole genome shotgun sequence encodes:
- the ABHD14B gene encoding putative protein-lysine deacylase ABHD14B isoform X2, producing MAGVELREGTIQVQGQSLFFREAGPGSGQAACFSVLLLHGIRFSSETWKNLGTLHRLAQAGYRAVAIDLPGLGRSKEAAAPAPIGELAPSSFLAAVVDALALGPPVVISPSLSGMYSLPFLTAPGSQLRGYVPVAPICTDKINAADYAGVKTSVLIVYGDQDPMGQTSFEHLKQLPNHRVLVLEGAGHPCYLDKPEEWHTGLLDFLQGLA from the exons ATGGCGGGCGTGGAGCTGCGTGAGGGCACCATCCAGGTGCAGGGTCAGAGTCTCTTCTTCCGAGAGGCTGGGCCGGGCAGTGGGCAGGCTGCCTGCTTCTCCGTGCTGCTGTTGCATGGTATACGCTTCTCCTCTGAGACCTGGAAGAACCTGGGCACGCTGCACAGGCTCGCCCAGGCTGGCTACCGAGCTGTGGCCATTGACCTGCCAG GTCTGGGGCGCTCCAAGGAAGCGGCAGCCCCTGCCCCTATCGGGGAGCTAGCCCCGAGCAGCTTCCTGGCAGCTGTGGTGGATGCCTTGGCCCTGGGCCCCCCTGTTGTGATCAGCCCGTCGTTGAGTGGCATGTACTCCCTGCCCTTCCTCACGGCCCCAGGCTCCCAGCTCCGGGGCTATGTGCCAGTGGCCCCCATCTGCACTGACAAAATCAACGCTGCTGACTATGCTGGTGTGAAG aCCTCGGTTCTTATCGTATATGGAGACCAGGACCCCATGGGTCAGACCAGCTTTGAGCACCTGAAGCAGCTGCCCAACCACCGGGTGTTGGtcctggagggggcggggcaccCCTGTTACCTTGACAAACCCGAGGAGTGGCATACAGGGCTCCTGGATTTCCTGCAGGGGTTAGCATGA